The stretch of DNA GAATAATCGCACCTTGCTCGCCCGTCAGGCCCCGAGCTTCGCAGAGGCGGAAGAAGCCTTCGATCTTCTCGTTGACCCCGCCAACCGCCTGCACTTCGCCGAACTGGTTGATCGATCCGGTAATGGCAAAGCATTGCTTGAGCGGGGTTTTCGACAAGGCCGAGATCAGCGTGCACGCCTCGCCCAGCGATGCACTGTCGCCATCGACGTAACCGTAGGATTGCTCCAGCGCGATGCTCGCCGAGATCGCCAGGGGGAATTCCTGGGCGTAACGACTGCCCAGGTAGCCGGTGAGAATCATCACGCCCTTGGAGTGAATCGGCTGGCCGAGATTGACCTCGCGCTCGATGTCGACGATACCGCTGCCCCCCGGGTAGACCGTGGCGGAAATCCGCGCCGGCACGCCAAAGGCCGAGTCGCCCACTTCCAGCACCGTCAGCCCGTTGCACTTGCCCACGGCGGCGCCATCGGTGTCGATCAGAATGATCCCCGCCAGCATGTCGTCGAGAATCCGCGCCGAAACCCGCCCGGTGCGTGTGGCCTTGGCTTTGAGCGCCCGTTCGATGTGCCCGGCATCGGTCATCTCGTCCGAGGCCAGGTGACGGATGAAGTCCGCCTCGCTGACCAGCTGGAACAGATCGCCAATACGCGCCGACAAGCGCCCCTGGTGCTCCGCCAGCCGGGCGCTGTAGGTCGCCAGGCGCGCCACCGCATCCGCGGTCAGCGGCGCCATGCCTTCTTCGGAAGTGCGGGTCTTCAGCAGTTGGGCGAACTGTTCGAGGCTCTCGTCCACCATCGGGATGTCTTCGTCGAAATCCACCAGTACACGGAACATTTCCTGGAAGTCCGGATCCAGGTCCTGCAGCGTGTAGTACAGCTGGCGGGCACCGATGATCACGACCTTGACCTGCAACGGGATGTGTTGCGGGGTCAGGGTCACGGTGGCCAGGCGCCCCAGTTCGCCCAGCGGCGACTCCATCTTCAGCTTGCGCGATTGCAGGGCCCGTTTGAGGGCATCCCAGACAAAGGGTTCGCTGAGCATCTTCTCGGCTTCAAGAATCAGGAAACCGCCATTGGCCCGATGCAGGGCACCCGGACGCAACTGCCGGTAAGTGGTGTAGAGCGCGCCCTGGTCGGTGCTGTATTCGATGCGGCCAAACAGGTTGTCGTAGGTCGGGTGCGGCTCGAACACCACCGGCGCGCCGCCACTGGCCGGGTGGCCGACCACCAGGCTCGGGCCGTACTGTTCTTCCAGCAGCTTGCGGGCCGCGGCGTCGGTCTTGCTGTCGTCCACCAGTTGCTCGACCACGGTCTTGAGCAGGTACACCTGCATGGCTTGCAGGTAACCACATACACCGGCGTTTTCCGCGTACTTCTCGGACAGTGGCGCCAGCAGCGGCTGCAAAGCCAGGGTAATGGTTTCTTCGTTGAGGTGACGCAACTGGTTGCTCGACTCGCGCTTCCACTGCGGCAGGCTCGCCAGTTCTTCGTTGAGGCGCTCTTCCAGGGCGGAAATGTCCTCATGGAAACGCTCGCGATCAGCTTCGGGCAATTGCGCGAACTCGGCCTCGTCCAGCGCCTTGCCATCGAGCATCGGGGTGAAGGCGATATTGCTGCTGTCGCGGTACAGCGCGACGTCCTTCTCCAGCGCCAGGCGCTCGATAACGTCGAGGGCACGGTCGTAACGCTGGTTGAACGCGCGGTCGATGGCGCTTTTCTTCTGTTGATAGGACGGATGCTCGAAGACCGCCGGAAAGGTCGCCAGCAGGTTGTCGATCAGGCCGTTGATGTCACTGATGAACGCACCCGCGGCCCCCGAAGGCAGCTCCAGCGCGCGCGGCTCGCGCGGCTCATCGAAATTGTTGACGTAGACCCAGTCGGACGGGGTCTGCAGACGTTTACCTTCAGCCTTCAGGTAGCGTTTGACGAAAGAGAAGCGGCCAGTGCCGGGCTCGCCCATGACAAAGACGTTGTAACCGGGGCGTGGCATGGCCACACCGAACTGCAAGGCTTCGACCGCACGTTCCTGGCCAAGCACACCGCGAAAGGGCTCCAAATCATTGGTGGTCGAGAAGCTGAACTGTTCAGCGGAAAACGGACGGGTCAGCGCTTCGGGCGCTAGACGCAAGCTGGCAGCAACAGGATCAGGCATCGGGCTTCCTTACATCAGGCGGGGCAGATGGGGCATTCTGGCGCCGGGTACAGCGGCTGGCAAGGCGCGACGTAGCGAAAGCGCGGACAGATCCCCGGCCCCACGCAGACAGCATAAAAACCGTCTATTTCAAGGAATGTCATGCAAAAAAACACGGAACCCTTGGAATCTGCCTAAACTCCAAGCTGCGCGGCTGGACTAATAACCGGCCCACTGGCGCCGACATGGGCCAGAACCCTTGTCCATTGGTTTGCACACAAAGAGAACAAAGCTATGAAACGGATTCTTCTCGGTACTCTCTTCACCGCTGTTTCCATCAATGCAATGGCCCAAGCGCCAGGCGGTCCGGATTGTGGGTGGGGCAACCTGCTGTTCGAAGGACAGCGCGGCACTCCGGCTCACTTCCTGGCCTCCACCACCAACGGCACCTCCGGTAACGCGACCTTCGGTATGACTTCCGGCACCAACGGCTGCTCGACCAACAGTGCGCTGACTTACGGCGGCAAATCCTGGTTTGCCATGAATGGCATGATGAACGAGCTCTCCGAAGACATGGCCAAAGGTGAAGGCGAAGCGCTGACCACCTACGCCGTGGTCCTGGGCGTCGCTCCTGAAGACCGCGCGCACTTCGCCGCCGTCACCCACGAGCACTTCCAGCAGATCTTCAGCAAAGCCGATGTGACCGCGGAAGATGTGCACACCAACACCCTGGCCGTGCTGAAAAGCGATGCACGCCTGGCCAAGTACGCCACCCCGGCTTAATCTCGACCCGCCCGCTCTTTTCGGGGAGCGGGCTTTTGTTTTTCGGACATGACCCCTCCCGGGTCTTTGTTTTTTCCGACTCAAGTTGCCCACCATGCTCAAACGCCTTGCCTCCCTGGCGCTCTGTGTCTGCGCCCCGCTGTCCGCCGCGCCACAAATCGACCACTCACGTTTGCAGCAACTGGCCAGCGATCCGTTCTGGATTTCCCTTGGCCACTACGAAACCGCCAAGCTCGGTGGCTGGCGCAGTTATGTCAGCGACCCGAAGTTTTTCCTCGCCAAAGACGGTGCCGAACACCCCGACGCCGAACTCAAGGCCACCCTTGACGCGCTCTACGCCCCCGCCGGCAGCGGCAACCAGCATGCTCAATGCGTGTACCCCGCCCGCACCCGCTGGCTCAAGGCCCAGCTGCGCCTGAGCGATCTGCCGGCGGTGGACTGCAATGAGTTCAACCAATGGTTCAAGGACGTCTCGCCCCACAGCACGGTGATGATTTTCCCGGCGGCCTACCTGAACAGCCCGTCGTCGATGTTCGGCCATACCCTGCTGCGCATCGACCAGGCCGACGTCCAAAGCAACCACACTGCCCTGCTGAGCTACGCGATCAACTTCGGTGCCTATATCGAAGGCTCGGACAACAGCATTCTCTATGCCTGGAAAGGCCTGATGGGCGGCTATCCCGGCCTGTTCGCCCTGGTGCCCTACCAGGAAAAGCTCTCGGAGTACCGCAGCCTGGAAAACCGCGACCTGTGGGAATACCGGCTGAACCTGACCCAGGCCGAAACCGAACGCATGGTCGAGCACGTCTGGGAACTGAAGCAGATCAAGTTCGACTATTTCTTCTTCGACGAGAACTGCTCCTACCGCTTGCTCGAGCTGCTGCAAGTCGCCCGTCCGAGCCTGCGCCTGACCGGGCAATTCCCGTTGACGGCGATTCCTACCGACACCGTCAAGGCGGTGAAGGAAGCCGGCCTGGTGGAGAAGATCGAATATCGTCCGTCCCGCGAACGTGAGCTGCTGGAGCGCGCCAAGCCGCTGAGCAGCGACGAACAGCAATGGGTGCTGAAGGTCAGCGCCGACCAGCAACAGCTGCAGGAGCCGGCCTTCAAGGCCCTGCCACGGGACCGCCAGGCGTTGATCATCGATGCAGCCTATCGCCTTGAGCGCTACCGGGCCAACGGTCAAGAGCGCGATCCGCAACGGGCGCAGCGCAGTTTCGAGCTGTTGCGGGCGATCAACCGCAACCCGCCGCCCGAACTGTCCATCGAACGCCCTGGCCTGC from Pseudomonas chlororaphis subsp. chlororaphis encodes:
- a CDS encoding Lon protease family protein → MPDPVAASLRLAPEALTRPFSAEQFSFSTTNDLEPFRGVLGQERAVEALQFGVAMPRPGYNVFVMGEPGTGRFSFVKRYLKAEGKRLQTPSDWVYVNNFDEPREPRALELPSGAAGAFISDINGLIDNLLATFPAVFEHPSYQQKKSAIDRAFNQRYDRALDVIERLALEKDVALYRDSSNIAFTPMLDGKALDEAEFAQLPEADRERFHEDISALEERLNEELASLPQWKRESSNQLRHLNEETITLALQPLLAPLSEKYAENAGVCGYLQAMQVYLLKTVVEQLVDDSKTDAAARKLLEEQYGPSLVVGHPASGGAPVVFEPHPTYDNLFGRIEYSTDQGALYTTYRQLRPGALHRANGGFLILEAEKMLSEPFVWDALKRALQSRKLKMESPLGELGRLATVTLTPQHIPLQVKVVIIGARQLYYTLQDLDPDFQEMFRVLVDFDEDIPMVDESLEQFAQLLKTRTSEEGMAPLTADAVARLATYSARLAEHQGRLSARIGDLFQLVSEADFIRHLASDEMTDAGHIERALKAKATRTGRVSARILDDMLAGIILIDTDGAAVGKCNGLTVLEVGDSAFGVPARISATVYPGGSGIVDIEREVNLGQPIHSKGVMILTGYLGSRYAQEFPLAISASIALEQSYGYVDGDSASLGEACTLISALSKTPLKQCFAITGSINQFGEVQAVGGVNEKIEGFFRLCEARGLTGEQGAIIPHANVATLMLDEKVLAAVRAGQFHVYAVRQADEALSLLVGEPAGEPDADGQFPEGSVNARVVERLRVIAEMVSEEDLKEAEKEQAQEALAQTKPA
- a CDS encoding DUF3015 domain-containing protein; the protein is MKRILLGTLFTAVSINAMAQAPGGPDCGWGNLLFEGQRGTPAHFLASTTNGTSGNATFGMTSGTNGCSTNSALTYGGKSWFAMNGMMNELSEDMAKGEGEALTTYAVVLGVAPEDRAHFAAVTHEHFQQIFSKADVTAEDVHTNTLAVLKSDARLAKYATPA
- a CDS encoding DUF7840 domain-containing protein, with translation MLKRLASLALCVCAPLSAAPQIDHSRLQQLASDPFWISLGHYETAKLGGWRSYVSDPKFFLAKDGAEHPDAELKATLDALYAPAGSGNQHAQCVYPARTRWLKAQLRLSDLPAVDCNEFNQWFKDVSPHSTVMIFPAAYLNSPSSMFGHTLLRIDQADVQSNHTALLSYAINFGAYIEGSDNSILYAWKGLMGGYPGLFALVPYQEKLSEYRSLENRDLWEYRLNLTQAETERMVEHVWELKQIKFDYFFFDENCSYRLLELLQVARPSLRLTGQFPLTAIPTDTVKAVKEAGLVEKIEYRPSRERELLERAKPLSSDEQQWVLKVSADQQQLQEPAFKALPRDRQALIIDAAYRLERYRANGQERDPQRAQRSFELLRAINRNPPPELSIERPGLPEDGHESRTWQVGVGTRGDQAFGEYGLRMAYHDLNDNAEGFPLGAQIEILQMKLRQYEGNNWQLQQLDLATIRSLTPRNELLQPWSWQVTGGLERVPGKHDDETLVSHVNGGGGGTWQLSENMLGFALGTVRVEHNADFAGFITPAAGFNTGLLWKNPLGNFSVEAKGDYFTNGEVRRSLSLNQQWELSRNLGLRLSAQREFSHLATAENEVMLELKWYHY